The Methanosphaera cuniculi sequence ATATATAATATATAATATATAAAATGTTACCTATGTTACCTATGATTTAAATGTATACGTATAATAACAATTTTTTTATTATTGATATATATTATATATAAGGGGTGTTTTGAAATTAAAGGTAACAAGTAACATTTACTGTATCTCTTACAACACACAGTTATTTTTCGGAATGGAAGGGGTGTCCGGCGTTTTCGTATAAAACGTAACATTTGGTAAAAATAGTAACATTTTTTTTGTATTATTCCATTATTTTTTTGGATATATGAATTATTTATTTAGAATATGGAGATGTGAATAGTTTATGATTAATGATTGTTTATTACCTAAGATTGTTTATGATTCTAAATTATTTTCTAATAATCAGCGTTATGTTGTAGTAGTACCTGGTGGATTGAAGGATATTAGTACTTCACCTTTCTTTTATAAGGGGGGTAGGATTGGGCGTTTCGGGAAAAATAAAACGTCTCATCTTTTAATTGATAGGTATATGGATTATGTTAATATTCTTGGTCGTGTTGATAATTATAATAGGAATAATCCTAATCATTTATGTAATGTTTTTATGAATTGTTATCCTGATCCTTTGCATGTTTATATGATTATTCTTGATTTTGATGGTGATGGTGATTTATCTTCTGTTTATCGTGAGGTTAGTCATTGTTATGATATTGTTATGGATAAGGGTTTTAATGCTGTTATTGTTATGAGTGGGAGTAAGGGTTTTCATTTGTATATTCAGATTCCTTGTACTAATTTTTCTGGTCATTTGGATGATAAGGCTTTTTTTATTGAGTATTGGAAACAGTTAATTAATTATAATAGTAATGGTTATAAGTTTCTTGATGAAAATCATTTCCGTAATGGTCTTGGTGGTAATATTCGGTTGATTGGTAGTGAACATCCTAAGGCAAATGGTGGACGTACCCGGATTTTTAAGGGTTGTTTTTGTGATGTTGATTGTTTTGATAGTGATGCACTAGAATATCATGATTACTTATTGGAACAGTGTGAAATTGCTAGTAATAGGGCTTATGATATGAAACAACGAAAAATAAAACAAGCAGCAGCTAAGAACCTTAAACTTAGTAGTAAACATGGATTTAATCCGGAAGAAATAAATTTACGTGTACTGTTTAAATCACTTTATCCTGGTAATTGGTATCGTGATTTTGAGCGTTATAGTATGTTTCGGTGTCCTTTTCATGGTGAAGAACACGCGTCTCTTATGGTTTTTCATGATTTTTTCATTTGTAAGTCTTGTGGTGAACAGGGATATCTTAATAAGTTGGTTTCTATGAATGTTTTATCTTGGAAAGAGTTAGAGGATATGTATTCTTAATTTTTTTTATTTTTTTTTCAATTTTACTTTAATTTATTATTTTTATCTACATTTGTAGGTAAAAAAGTATATATACTATTAAATACATAATATTTATTACAGAGAAAAAGGGGGTGAAAATCATAAGTATAATAATATTTATTATACTACCAATAATTTATATTGCAAAAAATACGCATATCAATATAAATTACTGGGTATTAAAATTTAAAAAAGAATAAGGGGTTTCCCTTATTCTTACTATTATTATACTTATAACATATGTTTCTAATAATATATATAAATTCTTTGAATATTCTCAAACAAAAATTGATTAATCAATTATAGGAGGAAACATATAATGAAAAAAGATATAACATTGCATGGTAGGAATGGTGAAGTAGGTTTAAGTATTGAAATAATCAATCCTATTATTGCACTAAAAAAAGATCTAAAGACATTAAGACAACTTATTAGAATATTTATTTAAAATAATTAAATATTCCTTTTTTATCTTTTTTTTAAAAATAAACTTAACAGGAGGAGTACATTAATTATGGACATGGTGTTAGGTTCTGGTGAAAATGGTTTATTTGTCCAGTACATTGGAAAGATTAATAAAAAAAATGTAAAACAAAAAATAAAAGGTAAATTGTATTCATCTAATCATTATCGTATTTCTATACCCGTTCCATTAATCAAATTTTTAGGTACTGATAAAATATTTATGAAACAGTATTCTAAAAACAAATATAAATTATTAATTCATGATGAAACAGACACAATTCCTTTATATTTTAGGACATTGAATCCTAAATCAAAATCACCACGATATGTGTTGACCTTACCTAAGAAATTCTTTGGATTTCTTGATTATGAATATCAAGATGATATGGTTATGAATATTTTTTGTTATGTTAAAGATAGTCAAACTCATGTAGATTTATACATATTATAAAATAAATATACGCGACCATAAAAAAAGTAGATTAATAGGCATGTAGATAAATAATACTAAAAAAAATGAAAGATTACATTTTTTTGGAGCTATGATAGGATGATTAATAAAAAAAAGATATCAATATTTTTAATAATTTTAATAATACTTCTCATGTTTACAAGCTGTATAAATGCAATGATAGATTATGGAGAAGCTGAGGTAAAACCTGTAAATGTAACAGTTACATATAAAGATCATAATACAACAAAATATGAAGGAGATAGAGGCTTAGAAATAATTAGTTTTACAGATGAATTAACAGGAATGGAATATACAGCCAACTTTGCTAATATGGGTGTAATACGAACATTAGCATACATGACAAAAAGACAATTTAAATTCAATGATACAATATGTATAAGATATCAATTTGATAAGGATTTCCCAGAAAGTCGGTCGGTTGTAGAAATTAAAGGTAAAGATGGAAAATACATGGCTTTACTAGATGAATCCCGTTCTGATTTATCTGATGAAGAAAAATCATACTTCGACAACTATGATGATCTCAGAGAAGAATATCTTGCAAAACAAAGTAAGAGTAGTAGTGAATCCCATGTTTATCATGAATCTAGTAAAAAGAAATCTGGATTTTATTATGGTAGTCATGGATTGGGATATTATAGATCATTTTAAGAGGATTATTTTTATTCCCTCTTTTTATTCTTCTTTTTTTTTATTTTAATATTTATTTTTATTTTTATTATTTTAGTTTATTGTTTCTTTATTTATTTTTATAGTACTTTATTAATTGATTATTTTTAGTATTTGATATTGATATGATATTCTATTTTATGTTATTTATTCCTTGTTAACTTGCTTACAACTTCTTACATATACAATATTATTATAATAAACTACACTGGAGTAACCATAAAACATGAATGACGATCTAAACATATCAAGAAGTAAAATAATAGGGCATATATACGAAGAAAACAGAGAAAATGCTAATATCATACGAAGCCCTGAACAAATACTATGGCATATAGGTAATGACATAATGGAAGAAGTAGCACTAAGCAAACTACCAAGCAACTTAAGACGATTACATACAAGTGGTAAAGTTCACTTCCACGACCTATCAAGCTTGCCGTATAGATCGATGAATTGTTGTCAGTCAGATGCTCGTTTTATAGCAATGATGGGATTACGTGCGGCTGGAACAACAGGGCGTGGTGTATATGCTAAGCCTGCAACAAGACTTAAAAGTTTTGTCCACCAGTTGAGCGAAGCTATGCACGCTGCACAAAGTAACCTAAGTGGTGGACAAGGAATGCCACACTTAAATGTATTTATTGCTCCTTTCGTTGCAGATATGGGTTATGAAGAAATAAGAAAAGGTATTCAAAGTTTTATATATAATTTGTCTGTACTTTATAGTAGTAGGGGGAGTCAAACAACATTTAGTAGTGTACAACTGGATGTTGGTATGCCTGATTTTTTAATGGATGAACCAGCATATGCTAATGGTGGAAATGTTGTAGGAACTTATGGTGATTTCGTAGAGGAGTCACAGAAAGTATTACGTGCATTTACTGAAGAAATGCTTAAAGGTGATGGTAATGGTCATCCTTTCCTTTTCCCTAATAGTATTTATACTCTTCGTAAGGAAAGTTTTAATGATGAATTTGAAGAAGAATTAGAATTAGCACATAGAGTTAGTGCTAAACATGGTAATAATTATTTTCTTAATTTAACTAATAAAAGTACTCCTGAAGATGTTAGTGTTATGGGTTGTCGTACACAGTTGGGCAGTGACTGGACGGGTAATCCACTAACGGATTGTCTTCGTTGTGGTAATCTTTCTTATGTATCATTGAACTTACCTCGTATTGGTCTTGATTGTCGTGGTAGTGAAGAAAGTTTCTTTGAAATACTTGGTGAACGTATGGACATGATACGTGAATTCCTTGCTCTTCGTCGGGGACAAGCTAAGAAATTATGGGGTTTAGATACTTTTCCATTTCTTAATCAACGTGATAAAAATGGGGATCTTTATTATAATATGGATAATTGTACAGATTCATTTGGTATTGTAGGAATGAATGATTTATGTCACAATATGCTTAATAAAGGTATTGAAACATTAGAAGGTCAAGATTTCGCACTACGTGTACTTGATTTTATGAATGAACGAAAAAATGAGTATAGTGATATGAATCCAGATATTCGTTATAGTATTATTGGTAGTCCTGCAGAAAGTGCTTGTGGACGTTTTGCTATAATGGATAAAAAATTATATGGTGATAAAGCATATTGTAATGGATCTGAGGGAGAATATTATTATAGTAATAGTTGTCATTTTCCTGTAGATACTGAATATGGTCTTATTGAAAAGATTAAATGGGAATCTAAAACTCATCCTCTTATGACTGGTGGTGCTATTCTTAATGCCTGGATAGGTGAAAGTTATACTACTTGGGATAGTCTTCGATCTTTTACTGATAAAATTTGTAATACTGATGCTCGTTACTATACTTTTAGTAGTGCTATGACTATTTGTGATCGTTGTGATATGGTTATGAAAGGTATTCAAGATACTTGTGTCAGATGTGGATGTACTGATTCTCTTCGTACTCTTGATAAGATTACTGGTTATCTTCAAAATACTAGTGGATGGAATAATAGTAAACAACGTGAATTTATTGATCGTAAACGTAAATGGTAAAGGGTGAATTGTAATGTCTGAATTTAAAATATTAGATACTGAATTAACTTATACTTATAGTACTAGTGATGATAATACTATGAGTTATGTTATTAGTCCTATTGATAAAAAGGTTTATCATCGTACTGAGTTTTTTGATGGTGATGTTGAATGTGAAGTTGTATTTTTTGGTTGTCCTGTACAATTTAAATATTATTATCTTGATGGTAATCTTATGATTAAATCTACATGGGTAAGTAATTTATATGAAAATGGTATATTTTATGATGATACTATTCCGAATATGGAAGATTGGCTTATCCGTGATGGTCTTGTAGGTTCTTTTAATAAAACTAATGTAACTGGTATTATTAATATATTATTTAATTGTTTTGTTGAAATGGGATTATGTCCTCCCATTAATATAACTAAAGCTATTGAAAAAAGTATTGAAAATGATGGTGATTTATTATGACTATAAAAAATGATGGATATCTAAAAGAAACAATTACATATACATATGAAACGAGTCGTGATGGTTATAGAACACAATTAGAATGTAATCCAGAAACTAAGGAAGTATGTAACCTGGGGGGATATGTAATGAATGCACATAAAAGAGGACTTCGTAAACGTTTAATTAATGCTTGTCCTGTTTTTTTTGAAATTCATAGTATGAAAGATAATATTTTATATTTTAATTGTATTTGGATTAGTAAATTGTATACTAAACCTATTCGTATGAGACGTGTTTCTGTAGATGATATAGGAGATAATCTTATGAATATGGGTTTATTTTTGGATACGTCTACTATTATTTATGATTTTGATGCTGTTATTAATATGATTATATCTTCTTTTGTTGAAAATAATCTTTGTAAACCTTTTGATAATATTGATAGTGATGAAATAGTATTCTACTAAAAATATAGGAGTATTTTATGACAGTTTGTAGTGATAAAACATTAAAAAGACTTATTCAAACAGAACAATTAGTAATTCGTCCATGTCCAGAAGATGAACAATATCAACCTGCTAGTATTGATCTTAGACTTGCTAATGATTGGGTTAAACTAAAAAAAGGTTCTAAGATTAGTCATGTAAGATATGGTAGTAGTGAATATATTATCCAACCTGATGAATTCTTACTTGCACGTACATTAGAACATGTAGAAATACCGCCCCATATGGTAGGTCGTGTAGAGGGTAGAAGTAGTTATGGACGACTTGGTTTAATGATTCATATTACAGCAGGTTTTATTGATCCAGGTTTTAAAGGAACAATTACTCTTGAACTGAAAAATATTAGTAGTAAACCTATTATTCTTCATGAAGGTGATTGTATTTGTCAACTTGTTATGGAGTATCTTGATTGTCCTTGTGAAGTTCCTTATAATGGGCATTATCAGAATCAAGAACTTTGTGGACGTAGTGTTTTATCTGATAAATTTGTAAATGAATAAAATATGGGAGATTTTGTTATAAATGTTTAATGAAAATGAATTACATCAATGTAATAATTGTGGTAACTGCAGCCATGAACATGTAAATATTAATACTGGTTCTGATGTATTTGTTAAGTATGAAGAATTACTTGAAAATGCTAAACATGTAATGAGTGATACTGAAATAACTTTTAAAGAATATATTAACAATTTAAATGATTTTGAATATAAAATATCTGTTCTAAAAAATGATATGGATTATATGGCAGATATGATTGATGTACTTAATAAGAAACTTAAAAATATACATGAAAGTTCATTAGCTCTTAATCATAATGTGGATTTTTTGGTGTCTAAATATATTTCAGATTGTAATGATGAAAAAGTACATTCTGATATTGATTGGATTATGGAATATGCTATTGATGATTCATTAACTGAATCTGATTTAATTGATTTATTATGTGATCATGAAGGTTTTTCCAGTGAAGATATTCTTTATATTATTAGACGTTTTAATAATCTTAAACGTAGTAGAGAGGAGTAATTTAAATTATGGCTGAATATATAGTATTTGAAGGAATTGATGGAGCGGGTAAATCTTCTCTTATAGAACTTCTTCATGATAAATTAATTAATGATGGATATAATGTATTATGTATCCGTGAACCATCACATGAAATTTTAACTAATCCTAATGATGATGTTATTTCAACACTTGAATTTGCATTAGATCGTATGAAACAATTTAAACGTATTGATTTTGAAGCATATGATTATGTTATTAGTGATCGTTCTTTTTATAGTAATATTGCATACCAGGGTACATCTGAATCTAAAATAGAATGGATTGTTGGTGTTAATAGTTTTGCACGTCGTCCTGATCGTTTTATTTTTGTTGATATTGCTGGGGATACTAGTTGTAAACGTGAATTAGGATTTGTTGATCCTGATATGGCTTTATTCCTTGATTGTTGTCGTGAACGTTATCTTTATTTACTTCCAGATAATCATTTACTTCTTGATGGTAATGTTTCTTTTGAAGATAATTTAGAACGTATTATGTTATATCTTTTGAGGGGATGATTAATATTGGAGTTTATAAAATGTGAAGAGTGTGGTGGTAAGTTATTATTTGATGTTTTACATCATGAATATTATTGTAAAGATTGTGGACTTGTTGTTGATGAGCCTTATTATTTGGTTG is a genomic window containing:
- the dcd gene encoding dCTP deaminase; protein product: MTVCSDKTLKRLIQTEQLVIRPCPEDEQYQPASIDLRLANDWVKLKKGSKISHVRYGSSEYIIQPDEFLLARTLEHVEIPPHMVGRVEGRSSYGRLGLMIHITAGFIDPGFKGTITLELKNISSKPIILHEGDCICQLVMEYLDCPCEVPYNGHYQNQELCGRSVLSDKFVNE
- a CDS encoding dTMP kinase, producing MAEYIVFEGIDGAGKSSLIELLHDKLINDGYNVLCIREPSHEILTNPNDDVISTLEFALDRMKQFKRIDFEAYDYVISDRSFYSNIAYQGTSESKIEWIVGVNSFARRPDRFIFVDIAGDTSCKRELGFVDPDMALFLDCCRERYLYLLPDNHLLLDGNVSFEDNLERIMLYLLRG
- the nrdD gene encoding anaerobic ribonucleoside-triphosphate reductase, with protein sequence MNDDLNISRSKIIGHIYEENRENANIIRSPEQILWHIGNDIMEEVALSKLPSNLRRLHTSGKVHFHDLSSLPYRSMNCCQSDARFIAMMGLRAAGTTGRGVYAKPATRLKSFVHQLSEAMHAAQSNLSGGQGMPHLNVFIAPFVADMGYEEIRKGIQSFIYNLSVLYSSRGSQTTFSSVQLDVGMPDFLMDEPAYANGGNVVGTYGDFVEESQKVLRAFTEEMLKGDGNGHPFLFPNSIYTLRKESFNDEFEEELELAHRVSAKHGNNYFLNLTNKSTPEDVSVMGCRTQLGSDWTGNPLTDCLRCGNLSYVSLNLPRIGLDCRGSEESFFEILGERMDMIREFLALRRGQAKKLWGLDTFPFLNQRDKNGDLYYNMDNCTDSFGIVGMNDLCHNMLNKGIETLEGQDFALRVLDFMNERKNEYSDMNPDIRYSIIGSPAESACGRFAIMDKKLYGDKAYCNGSEGEYYYSNSCHFPVDTEYGLIEKIKWESKTHPLMTGGAILNAWIGESYTTWDSLRSFTDKICNTDARYYTFSSAMTICDRCDMVMKGIQDTCVRCGCTDSLRTLDKITGYLQNTSGWNNSKQREFIDRKRKW